From the Lolium rigidum isolate FL_2022 chromosome 2, APGP_CSIRO_Lrig_0.1, whole genome shotgun sequence genome, one window contains:
- the LOC124686344 gene encoding uncharacterized protein LOC124686344 produces the protein MVLWELTAITAYFLGLRRTYRLALRGQRRLIGPNHPRVRDFVYRRTRSIFDVAVSVHKKIQERDLEVGRNVGNAILRWLDRMKPSAQIRPHPPGLPSGSSEQYRHLSTMNKAAGAQKPASKTSTHDSSGKMLFSPLNIRPKSFPILPTMMQSTRISASSQCRRISSLPFPSVTARRKDMMEGVFRKDIAQMMV, from the exons aTGGTGCTGTGGGAGCTGACGGCGATCACGGCCTACTTCCTCGGCCTCAGGCGGACCTACCGCCTCGCGCTCCGCGGCCAGCGCCGCCTCATCGGCCCCAACCATCCCAGGGTCAGGGACTTCGTATACAG GCGAACACGTAGTATTTTCGACGTTGCAGTCTCAGTGCACAAGAAAATTCAGGAGAGGGACTTGGAAGTTGGTCGGAATGTTGGGAACGCGATCCTTCGCTGGCTCGACCGCATGAAGCCGTCGGCGCAGATTCGCCCCCATCCTCCAGGCCTACCGAGCGGCAGCTCAGAGCAGTACAGGCATCTCTCCACCATGAACAAGGCCGCGGGAGCCCAGAAGCCTGCATCCAAGACTTCAACGCATGATTCCAGCGGGAAGATGCTGTTCTCTCCCCTGAACATCCGACCCAAGTCTTTCCCTATCCTCCCCACGATGATGCAGTCCACCAGAATCAGCGCGAGCAGCCAGTGCAGGCGCATCTCCTCCTTGCCGTTCCCGTCCGTCACTGCCAGAAGGAAGGACATGATGGAGGGCGTTTTCAGGAAGGACATTGCGCAGATGATGGTGTAA
- the LOC124689643 gene encoding probable xyloglucan endotransglucosylase/hydrolase protein 30 has product MLRLASIVLAVVFLVLPAASPSAAAAVDVTATVPFQKVYTPLFGFDNILRSSDDRTVSLLLDRSTGSGFISSSMYHHGFFSASIKLPSDYTAGVVVAFYTSNGDVFQKTHDELDFEFLGNIRGKPWRIQTNVYGNGSVSRGREERYVLPFDPTTEFHRYSILWTRDAVAFYVDDVPIRHVSRSRAGGDFPSKPMSIYGTVWDGSNWATSGGRYRVNYQHGPFVASFTDLALAGCPVDQMLPAHGCAEAVAASDPAVMTLAKLQAMRRFRERNMVYSYCYDKRRYPVPFAECDTVESESKRFKDSGHLRLALRRRRTGRRPGRAGGAKADM; this is encoded by the exons ATGCTTCGTCTAGCGTCGATCGTGCTGGCGGTGGTCTTCTTGGTCTTGCCGGCAGCGTCGCCGTCCgcggcggcagcggtggacgTGACGGCGACGGTGCCCTTCCAGAAGGTGTACACGCCGCTGTTCGGGTTCGACAACATCCTCCGCTCCTCCGACGACCGCACCGTCAGCCTCCTCCTCGACCGCTCCACCG GGTCTGGGTTCATCTCTTCGTCCATGTACCACCACGGCTTCTTCAGCGCCTCCATCAAGCTCCCGTCCGACTACACCGCCGGCGTGGTGGTGGCCTTCTACACCTCCAACGGCGACGTGTTCCAGAAGACGCACGACGAGCTGGACTTCGAGTTCCTGGGCAACATCCGGGGCAAGCCGTGGCGGATCCAGACCAACGTGTACGGCAACGGCAGCGTGAGCCGTGGCCGGGAGGAGCGCTACGTGCTGCCCTTCGACCCCACCACCGAGTTCCACCGCTACTCCATCCTCTGGACCCGCGACGCCGTCGCCTTctacgtcgacgacgtccccatCCGGCACGTCAGCCGCTCGCGAGCCGGCGGCGACTTCCCGTCCAAGCCCATGTCCATCTACGGCACCGTCTGGGACGGCTCCAACTGGGCCACCTCGGGGGGCCGCTACCGCGTCAACTACCAACACGGGCCCTTCGTCGCCTCCTTCACCGACCTCGCCCTCGCCGGCTGCCCCGTCGACCAGATGCTGCCCGCCCATGGCTGTGccgaggcggtggcggcgtcggacCCCGCCGTGATGACGCTCGCCAAGCTGCAGGCGATGCGGCGGTTCAGGGAGCGCAACATGGTTTACTCCTACTGCTACGACAAGAGGCGGTACCCGGTGCCCTTTGCGGAGTGCGACACCGTCGAGTCGGAGAGCAAGAGGTTCAAGGATAGTGGACACCTCCGGCTTGCGCTCAGGCGCCGCCGCACGGGACGTCGGCCGGGGAGGGCCGGCGGTGCCAAGGCCGACATGTAG